A genomic stretch from Candidatus Methylomirabilota bacterium includes:
- a CDS encoding thioesterase family protein, producing MGDWLETYRGTVFRWEVDHNDHFTVAYYFARIADAGHNLLGALGLAPAEARTVDCFVRYQRELRVGDIMHVESGVIGAEPDGLVLGHKLFDTGEAVLCTTVEQRVRLAAPLDPARQRRIDERRVAWDGPVRERRPRPADPRGLRDSAHDTVRPVEIDVTGGAALSHYIHRFSAANGHAIAGFGMTPHYMRAEQRGFSTFEFQLELGAPLRAGDSVRVRSGVLHVGNSSLRLLHVMTREPSGEMAATLEQSGVHFDQEARRPAPLPDAMRQRARALLITEG from the coding sequence GTGGGCGACTGGCTCGAGACCTATCGCGGGACGGTCTTCCGCTGGGAAGTGGATCACAACGACCACTTCACGGTGGCGTACTACTTCGCCCGCATCGCCGATGCGGGCCACAACCTGCTGGGGGCCCTCGGTCTTGCGCCCGCCGAGGCGCGCACCGTGGACTGCTTCGTCCGCTACCAGCGCGAGCTCCGCGTGGGCGACATCATGCACGTGGAGAGCGGCGTGATCGGCGCCGAGCCCGACGGCCTCGTGCTGGGCCACAAGCTCTTCGATACCGGCGAGGCCGTGCTCTGCACCACGGTGGAGCAGCGGGTCCGCCTGGCCGCGCCGCTCGATCCGGCGCGCCAGCGGCGAATCGACGAGCGGCGGGTGGCCTGGGACGGACCGGTCCGCGAGCGCCGGCCGCGGCCGGCGGATCCGCGGGGCCTTCGCGACAGCGCGCACGACACGGTCAGGCCGGTCGAGATCGACGTGACCGGCGGGGCCGCGCTCTCGCACTACATCCATCGCTTCTCGGCCGCCAATGGTCACGCCATCGCGGGCTTCGGCATGACGCCGCACTACATGCGCGCCGAGCAGCGCGGCTTCTCCACCTTCGAGTTCCAGCTCGAGCTGGGTGCGCCCCTGCGGGCCGGGGACTCGGTGCGGGTCCGCTCGGGCGTGCTGCACGTGGGCAATTCCTCGCTGCGCCTGCTCCACGTCATGACGCGGGAGCCGAGCGGCGAGATGGCGGCGACGCTCGAGCAATCCGGCGTGCACTTCGACCAGGAGGCGCGCCGCCCGGCCCCGCTGCCCGACGCCATGCGGCAGCGCGCGCGGGCTTTGCTCATCACGGAGGGCTGA
- a CDS encoding CoA transferase: MTTTSEPALSLHGIRVIDLSRVIAGPWCGALLADLGADVIKVEDTGPGDESRTWPPHKDGEAAAYLLFNRNKRGIALDLKTPEAVEVVKRLVQTADVVIENFRTGTMESFGLGYDVLSAINPRLIYCSVSAFGRTGPRKDSPGYEALMQAFSGIMSITGEPGGQPVRAGVSFLDLTTGILCAFGVSNAIIQRQRTGLGQRVDGSLLETAVSLLAFHAEGYLLTGALPRALGSGHPSLSPYRNFKCRDGQWIFIAAANDRFWQKLARALDRGDLAGDPRFEKNQGRVAHRAELESLLEQTIGALDRESLLKRLEEADVPATPVNTVDQVMNDPQTAERGIVQRAMHPTLGEIPVVGTPLHFSRMSPGVRRAAPLRGEHTDIVLTDLGYTPAEIRTLRDKKVTI; this comes from the coding sequence ATGACGACCACCTCCGAGCCCGCGCTCTCGCTGCACGGCATCCGCGTCATCGACCTCTCCCGCGTCATCGCCGGACCGTGGTGCGGCGCGCTGCTCGCCGATCTGGGCGCGGACGTGATCAAGGTGGAGGACACCGGGCCGGGCGACGAGTCGCGCACCTGGCCACCCCACAAGGACGGCGAGGCCGCCGCATATCTGCTCTTCAACCGCAACAAGCGCGGCATCGCGCTGGACCTCAAGACGCCGGAGGCGGTGGAGGTGGTCAAGCGCCTGGTGCAGACCGCGGACGTGGTCATCGAGAACTTCCGGACCGGGACCATGGAGTCGTTCGGCCTCGGCTACGACGTGCTGTCCGCGATCAACCCGCGGCTCATCTACTGCTCGGTCTCCGCCTTCGGCCGCACCGGGCCGCGCAAGGACAGCCCGGGCTACGAGGCGTTGATGCAAGCCTTCAGCGGCATCATGTCCATCACCGGCGAGCCGGGGGGCCAGCCGGTCCGGGCGGGCGTCTCGTTCCTCGACCTCACCACCGGCATCCTGTGCGCGTTCGGCGTCTCCAACGCGATCATCCAGCGGCAGCGCACCGGCCTCGGCCAGCGCGTCGACGGCTCGCTGCTGGAGACTGCGGTGAGCCTGCTCGCCTTCCACGCCGAGGGCTATCTGCTGACCGGCGCCCTGCCGCGCGCGCTCGGCTCGGGGCACCCGTCGCTCTCGCCCTATCGCAACTTCAAGTGCCGCGATGGGCAGTGGATCTTCATCGCGGCAGCCAACGACCGCTTCTGGCAGAAGCTGGCCAGGGCGCTGGATCGGGGAGACCTGGCCGGCGATCCGCGCTTCGAGAAGAACCAGGGACGTGTGGCCCACCGCGCCGAGCTGGAGAGCCTGCTCGAGCAAACGATCGGCGCGCTCGATCGCGAGTCGCTGCTCAAGCGCCTGGAGGAGGCCGACGTGCCGGCCACGCCGGTGAACACGGTGGACCAGGTGATGAACGATCCGCAGACCGCGGAGCGCGGCATCGTGCAGCGCGCGATGCACCCGACGCTCGGCGAGATCCCGGTGGTCGGCACCCCGCTCCACTTCTCCCGCATGTCGCCCGGCGTCCGCCGCGCCGCGCCGCTGCGCGGCGAGCACACCGACATCGTCCTCACCGACCTCGGCTATACCCCCGCCGAGATCCGAACCCTCCGCGACAAGAAGGTCACGATCTAG
- a CDS encoding ABC transporter permease: MSGGAVTRGAAGAPGVAPLGRMLVRQTWSEMRIRWRIPAFSVTIVALPVLFFTFFGLPYVKQTMAGGTSLGAYLLGSFAAYSVGSVMVFGFGIGVATERALKVDVLMRATPLPPIIAILAKVLNAQVYALLSLVVLIAYGTVVGGIRQDPLVWLDMIARLLVGSVPFIALGFAIGYLSGPNVAPAAANLVYLPLAFASGLFLPLSQLPGFVQRVAPYLPAYHYGQLAWSAVGAASEPMSTAFAWLAGYTVLFLAIALRAYRREESRKFG, from the coding sequence ATGAGCGGAGGCGCCGTCACCCGCGGCGCGGCCGGGGCGCCGGGCGTGGCGCCGCTCGGCCGCATGCTGGTGCGCCAGACGTGGAGCGAGATGCGCATTCGCTGGCGCATCCCCGCCTTCAGCGTCACCATCGTCGCGCTCCCCGTCCTGTTCTTCACCTTCTTCGGCCTGCCCTACGTCAAGCAGACCATGGCCGGCGGCACCAGCCTGGGCGCGTACCTGCTCGGCTCGTTCGCGGCCTACAGCGTGGGCAGCGTGATGGTCTTCGGCTTCGGCATCGGGGTGGCCACCGAGCGGGCGCTGAAGGTCGACGTGCTGATGCGGGCGACGCCGCTGCCACCCATCATCGCGATCCTGGCCAAGGTGCTGAACGCGCAGGTCTACGCGCTGCTGTCGCTCGTGGTCCTCATCGCCTACGGCACGGTGGTGGGCGGCATCCGCCAGGATCCGCTGGTATGGCTCGACATGATCGCGCGGCTCCTGGTCGGCTCGGTGCCGTTCATCGCGCTGGGCTTCGCGATCGGCTACCTGTCCGGACCGAACGTGGCGCCCGCCGCCGCCAACCTCGTGTACCTGCCGCTGGCCTTCGCCTCGGGCCTCTTCCTGCCGCTCTCCCAGCTACCCGGCTTCGTGCAGCGCGTGGCGCCCTACCTGCCCGCCTATCACTACGGCCAGCTCGCCTGGAGCGCGGTCGGCGCCGCCTCCGAGCCCATGTCGACGGCCTTCGCGTGGCTCGCCGGCTACACCGTGCTCTTCCTCGCCATCGCCCTGCGCGCCTACCGCCGCGAAGAATCCCGCAAGTTCGGCTAG
- a CDS encoding nitroreductase family protein: MELYDVMTTTFSCRDFTDEPLSDETLFRILDRARFAPSGGNRQGWKVIVVRDRQSREGLSRAAAPAAKRYAAQVAVGESPWNTIERTKVDAAIIERTPAPARLTEPVLKAPVVLVVGVDLRLVASMDADLDRVGVISGASIYPFAWNILLAARQEGFAGTITTLAAAQEPAVQALLGLPSHVALAAVIPLGRPAKALTRLKRKPVEEFAMLERWGGTPLRSRT, translated from the coding sequence ATGGAGCTCTACGACGTGATGACGACCACGTTCTCGTGCCGCGATTTCACCGACGAGCCGCTTTCCGACGAGACGCTGTTCCGGATTCTCGACCGTGCGCGCTTCGCGCCGAGCGGCGGCAACCGTCAGGGGTGGAAGGTGATCGTGGTGCGCGACCGTCAGAGCCGTGAGGGCCTCTCGCGGGCCGCCGCGCCCGCGGCCAAGCGCTACGCCGCTCAGGTGGCGGTGGGCGAGAGCCCCTGGAACACCATCGAGCGGACGAAGGTCGACGCGGCCATCATCGAGCGGACCCCGGCCCCCGCGCGCCTGACCGAGCCGGTGCTCAAGGCCCCGGTGGTGCTGGTGGTGGGGGTGGACCTGCGGCTGGTCGCCTCGATGGACGCCGATCTCGATCGGGTGGGCGTGATCAGCGGCGCCTCGATCTATCCGTTCGCCTGGAACATCCTGCTCGCGGCCCGCCAGGAAGGCTTCGCGGGCACCATCACCACGCTCGCCGCCGCGCAGGAGCCGGCGGTGCAGGCGCTGCTCGGCCTGCCCTCGCACGTCGCGCTGGCCGCGGTGATACCGCTCGGCCGTCCCGCGAAGGCGCTCACCCGGCTCAAGCGCAAGCCGGTGGAGGAGTTCGCGATGCTCGAGCGGTGGGGCGGGACGCCGCTGCGATCCCGCACCTAG
- a CDS encoding cation:proton antiporter — protein sequence MVHDVGLLRDIALGIVFAAILGHVARVIRQPLLLGYIAGGVALSPQMGLGLVTSAENIELIAEIGLIFLLFIIGLEIDVRELRRLGGSMLSLGVGQFVINSLLGLAFFGWLGYRVGGGHFDLVYLAIVISLSSTLIVVKLLREKFELKILSGRLTLGVLVVQDIWAIVFMAVQPSLHDPGVLRIAGSIVGGAVLVAVAFLASRFVLAPLLEVSASRPELVLISSVAWCFGISSVAHQLGLSREMGALIAGVSISAFPYGSDVISKVTGVRDFFVTLFFVALGMKVPVPTGDVLGQALLIVAFVFVSRFIAVMPTVVLLGDGLYAGAVTSLNLAQISEFSLVILTLGAGYGHVSERTGAVVLTAMILTSLISPYVITWNDRIARVLLRPFERGRAVPVTGGPGARAHAPLEIVLLGHFRIAQAVLDLVEDKAPDLKKRITLVDYDAHRAHAVVARGFRWEYADLANPDALEHLGIEDARLVVTTISDTFLRGISTRRLVANLRRMSPHAVIVMTGEEKTDAHDLLQAGADHVLIPGEITGERILEFLTDGGALRGR from the coding sequence GTGGTCCACGACGTCGGCCTGCTGCGTGACATCGCCCTCGGCATCGTCTTCGCCGCGATCCTGGGCCACGTGGCCCGGGTGATCCGGCAGCCGCTGCTCCTCGGCTACATCGCGGGCGGGGTCGCGCTCAGCCCCCAGATGGGCCTCGGGCTCGTCACCAGCGCGGAGAACATCGAGCTGATCGCGGAGATCGGCTTGATCTTCCTCCTGTTCATCATCGGCCTCGAGATCGACGTCCGGGAGCTGCGGCGGCTGGGCGGCTCGATGCTGAGCCTGGGCGTCGGGCAGTTCGTGATCAACTCGCTGCTGGGCCTGGCCTTCTTCGGGTGGCTCGGCTACCGGGTCGGGGGCGGCCACTTCGATCTGGTCTATCTCGCCATCGTCATCTCGCTCAGCTCGACCCTGATCGTGGTGAAGCTCCTGCGCGAGAAGTTCGAGCTCAAGATCCTCTCCGGCCGGCTCACGCTGGGCGTGCTGGTGGTGCAGGACATCTGGGCCATCGTGTTCATGGCCGTCCAGCCGAGCCTCCACGACCCGGGGGTGCTGCGCATCGCCGGCTCCATCGTGGGCGGCGCGGTGCTGGTCGCGGTGGCCTTCCTGGCCAGCCGCTTCGTGCTCGCCCCGCTGCTGGAGGTCTCGGCGAGCCGGCCAGAGCTGGTGCTGATCTCGTCGGTGGCGTGGTGCTTCGGCATCAGCTCGGTCGCCCACCAGCTTGGCCTGTCGCGAGAGATGGGCGCCCTGATCGCGGGGGTGAGCATCTCGGCGTTTCCCTACGGCTCCGACGTCATCTCCAAGGTGACCGGCGTGCGCGACTTCTTCGTCACGCTGTTCTTCGTCGCCCTCGGCATGAAGGTGCCGGTCCCGACCGGCGACGTGCTCGGGCAGGCGCTGCTGATCGTGGCCTTCGTCTTCGTGAGCCGGTTCATCGCGGTGATGCCGACGGTGGTCCTGCTGGGCGACGGGCTCTACGCGGGCGCGGTCACCTCGCTGAACCTGGCCCAGATCAGCGAGTTCTCGCTGGTCATCCTGACCCTGGGCGCGGGCTACGGCCACGTCTCCGAGCGCACGGGGGCGGTGGTGCTCACCGCGATGATTCTCACGTCGCTCATCTCGCCCTACGTCATCACCTGGAACGACCGGATCGCGCGGGTGCTCCTGCGCCCGTTCGAGCGCGGCCGGGCGGTTCCGGTCACCGGCGGGCCCGGGGCCCGCGCCCACGCTCCGCTGGAGATCGTGTTGCTGGGCCACTTCCGCATCGCCCAGGCCGTGCTCGACCTGGTGGAGGACAAGGCCCCCGATCTGAAGAAGCGCATCACGCTGGTGGACTACGACGCCCACCGCGCGCACGCGGTGGTGGCGCGCGGCTTCCGGTGGGAGTACGCCGATCTCGCGAACCCGGACGCGCTGGAGCACCTGGGAATCGAGGACGCGCGCCTGGTGGTCACCACGATCTCCGACACGTTCCTGCGGGGAATCAGCACGCGGCGTCTCGTGGCCAACCTGCGCCGGATGTCCCCGCACGCGGTGATCGTGATGACCGGCGAGGAGAAGACCGACGCGCACGACCTGCTGCAGGCCGGGGCCGACCACGTGCTGATCCCGGGCGAGATCACCGGCGAGCGCATCCTGGAGTTCCTGACCGACGGCGGTGCGTTGAGGGGACGCTAG
- a CDS encoding aldo/keto reductase, with protein sequence MQQRTLGKSSLSVSAIGLGCMSMSNVYGKGDEAESIAVVQRALDLGVNFLDSSDAYGFGQNEELLAKALRGRRERAVLATKFGNLRNPDGTPGVNGRPEYVAQACDASLKRLGVETIDLYYQHRVDPSVPIEDTVGAMGRLVESGKVRFLGLSEAAPATVRRAHAVHPIAALQSEFSLLYRVEAEETLPTLRELGIGFVAYSPLGRSLLTASTKTAADIPADDRRRDHPRFHGENLQKNLDLVKPLLDMAQQKGCTPGQLALAWLLARGRDIVPIPGTKRTARLEENAAAADVSLTPAEVAALQDAVPAGAAAGLRYPAGMMKAVYI encoded by the coding sequence GTGCAGCAGCGCACCCTCGGCAAGAGCTCGCTGTCCGTCTCGGCCATCGGCCTCGGCTGCATGTCCATGTCCAACGTCTACGGCAAGGGCGACGAGGCGGAGTCCATCGCGGTCGTCCAACGCGCCCTGGATCTCGGGGTCAACTTCCTCGACTCCTCCGACGCCTACGGCTTCGGGCAGAACGAGGAGCTGCTCGCCAAGGCCCTGCGCGGCCGGCGGGAGCGCGCCGTCCTCGCCACCAAGTTCGGCAACCTGCGCAATCCGGACGGCACGCCCGGCGTCAACGGCCGCCCCGAGTACGTCGCGCAGGCGTGCGACGCAAGCCTGAAGCGCCTGGGGGTCGAGACGATCGACCTCTACTACCAGCACCGGGTGGATCCGAGCGTGCCCATCGAGGACACGGTCGGGGCGATGGGCCGGCTGGTCGAGAGCGGCAAGGTGCGCTTCCTCGGGCTCTCCGAGGCCGCCCCCGCCACCGTCCGGCGCGCCCACGCGGTGCATCCGATCGCCGCGCTGCAGTCCGAGTTCTCGCTGCTCTACCGGGTCGAGGCGGAGGAGACGCTGCCGACCCTCCGAGAGCTCGGCATCGGATTCGTGGCCTATTCGCCGCTCGGCCGCAGCCTGCTCACCGCGTCCACCAAGACCGCGGCGGACATCCCGGCCGACGACCGGCGCCGCGATCACCCGCGCTTCCACGGGGAAAACCTCCAGAAGAACCTCGACCTCGTGAAGCCGCTGCTCGACATGGCGCAGCAGAAGGGCTGCACCCCGGGTCAGCTCGCGCTGGCCTGGCTGCTCGCGCGTGGGCGCGACATCGTGCCGATCCCGGGCACGAAGCGGACGGCGCGCCTCGAGGAAAACGCGGCGGCCGCCGACGTGTCGCTCACCCCCGCCGAGGTCGCCGCGCTGCAAGACGCGGTGCCCGCGGGCGCCGCCGCCGGCCTCCGCTATCCGGCGGGCATGATGAAAGCGGTCTACATCTAG